In Astatotilapia calliptera chromosome 16, fAstCal1.2, whole genome shotgun sequence, one genomic interval encodes:
- the rev1 gene encoding DNA repair protein REV1 isoform X3, with translation MMLHGGQFHVYYSRSKTTHIIATNLPNSKIQELKGEKVIRPEWITDSIKAGHLLPYLQYQLYGKHKGPLFPGMTLRQTSEIPGPSHGVLQSSTHLKLNLPQCKIKPPVLNHKKSLCSAQSTPIPVHIPNQSRPQPESIQHSSPARFVNPEPSHSASGHLITDPSHRSPLHTHLLLNPNSTKHPHKSPQSASPQEAELKTNRNLQTSVDVSHSKMNEIQECSKEEPHLAGASDVKDAPLTNGHTHIVNGALNSEDLSPVTNQPFLINSLSKCRVRSSPDKPQSPSVQFQAKPDPYEFPQSPPKQSDQSLVLVQQSSSQRANEKRLKPPPPTYQEAIKATESHLFPKQLQAPLQVDMISEKTLSPASRSLSHSPVRLNGSHHNAFTSDSASLSTNNVTFKSEPPMDESSSSSSKSSAQLLEHTGSLISEFYSHSRLHQISTWRSGFSEYVNELHSKRKGAGGASLPGKERLRKSAAQRSIDTKGRKGSSAQVSVKSCILHVDMDCFFVSVGIRNRPDLKGKPVAVTSNRGQGRGPVRPGANPQLEMEYYQKKYTHPQAESAEDEIHTTPSQESPDSRTNGVEQDAVALSMAEIASCSYEARQAGVRNGMFFGKAKQLCPALQSVPYDFEAYKEVALNMYETLASYTHDIEALSCDEVLIDGSALLAEVGASPEDLAKAVRADIKEKTGCCASVGMGSNILLARLATRKAKPDGQYFLKSEEVDDFIRDLPVTSLPGVGPVMGRKLALMGVRSCGDLQQVSLSKLQKKFGPRTGQTLFRFCRGLDDRPVRYEKERKSVSAEMNYNIRFTRVDETECFLTNLSMEVQKRLQEAGLRGRRVTLKVMVRKIGAPLEPAKYGGHGICDHLAKTVMLAQSTDSGQLIAAAVIKLFHAMKVEVQDLRGVGIQVQLLEGHQSATQDCRGLRGRSIKEMLLGQASSARSTNRDAADALQEKTTSSTTVPTANSAPYPLSPAEPVPGTSKEQPACRQTPKHSRTRLNFSIEVPSPSQVDRSVLEALPAELREQVEQSWTRRDGRPNKCHSPVLQLSPLISHPASPPRPPLATVPALNYPPVGTLVLQIPNQPESPGIVLELPNFSQVDPDVFAALPKELQEELKAAYSRATGIHPQVKMLEQKNPLLQLKQSGAGIGSGRVKLCYKRKNAVSPLKKGASPLKKRPTTNSPAKSLPPTGKSQEPINNRKTENGPSTSVSKPEIPPAVVKLAARPPPALAGACDLTDIKTLLREWVTTITEPMEEDILQVVKYCTDLIEDKDLEKLDLTMKYMKRLMQQSVESVWSMAFDFILDNVQVVLQQTYGSTLKIA, from the exons ATGATGCTGCATGGGGGTCAGTTTCATGTCTACTATTCACGCTCCAAAACCACCCACATCATCGCCACTAACTTGCCTAACAGCAAAATTCAGGAGCTCAAAGGGGAGAAGGTCATCAGGCCAGAGTGGATCACTGACAG TATCAAAGCTGGGCACCTCCTGCCATATCTACAGTACCAGCTGTATGGCAAACACAAAGGCCCGCTCTTCCCTGGCATGACTCTTCGTCAGACCTCAGAGATTCCTGGACCGAGCCATGGGGTGCTTCAATCAAGTACCCATCTAAAACTAAATCTGCCGCAATGCAAAATTAAACCCCCTGTTCTCAATCATAAGAAGTCTTTATGCAGCGCTCAGAGCACCCCCATCCCCGTCCACATCCCCAACCAATCCCGACCTCAACCTGAGTCCATTCAGCACAGCTCTCCAGCTCGCTTTGTTAACCCCGAACCGAGTCACTCTGCATCCGGCCACCTCATTACAGATCCCAGCCACAGAAGCCCTttgcacacacacctgctgcttaATCCAAACTCCACAAAGCACCCACACAAGTCTCCGCAGTCTGCTTCCCCACAGGAAGCAGAATTAAAAAC AAATAGAAACTTGCAGACCTCAGTGGATGTGAGCCATTcgaaaatgaatgaaatccaAGAGTGTAGCAAAGAAGAACCTCATCTCGCTGGGGCCTCAGATGTGAAGGATGCCCCCTTGACCAATGGACACACTCACATTGTTAATGGTGCCTTAAATTCAGAGGACCTGTCCCCTGTTACAAATCAACCATTTTTGATCAACAGCCTGTCCAAATGCAGGGTTAGGAGTTCACCAGATAAACCTCAAAGTCCTTCTGTACAGTTCCAGGCCAAGCCTGACCCCTACGAGTTTCCCCAAAGCCCTCCAAAGCAATCTGACCAGTCCCTTGTCCTCGTGCAGCAATCCAGCTCACAAAGAGCCAATGAGAAAAGACTTAAGCCTCCACCACCAACCTATCAAGAGGCTATAAAAGCCACTGAAAGCCACCTCTTCCCAAAGCAGCTTCAAGCACCCCTTCAGGTCGATATGATTTCTGAAAAGACTCTTTCTCCTGCATCTCGCTCTCTTTCACATTCTCCAGTTCGACTAAACGGAAGTCACCACAACGCCTTTACATCTGACTCTGCCTCCCTCAGCACAAATAATGTAACATTCAAATCTGAACCTCCCATGGACGagtcatcgtcatcatcatccaaGTCTTCAGCACAGCTGCTAGAACATACGGGCAGTTTGATCTCCGAGTTCTACTCTCACTCACGTTTGCACCAGATCTCCACGTGGAGGAGTGGCTTTTCTGAGTACGTCAATGAACTGCACAGCAAACGAAAAGGAGCAGGGGGCGCCAGCCTTCCTGGGAAAGAGCGTTTGAGGAAATCTGCGGCCCAGCGATCTATAGACACTAAAGGTAGGAAAG GTTCATCAGCCCAAGTCAGTGTTAAATCTTGTATCCTCCATGTGGACATGGactgtttctttgtgtctgtggggatTCGAAATCGACCAGATCTTAAAG GTAAGCCTGTAGCTGTGACCAGTAATCGTGGACAGGGCAGAGGGCCTGTGAGACCAGGAGCTAACCCTCAGCTGGAGATGGAATACTACcagaaaaaatacacacatccacAAGCTG AGAGCGCAGAGGATGAGATACACACAACTCCTTCACAAGAAAGCCCTGACTCTCGTACCAATGGAGTAGAGCAGGATGCTGTTGCTCTCTCAATGGCAGAGATTGCATCCTGCAGTTATGAGGCCAG GCAAGCGGGCGTAAGAAACGGCATGTTTTTTGGGAAAGCAAAACAGCTGTGCCCCGCACTGCAGTCTGTCCCATATGATTTTGAGGCCTATAAAGAGGTGGCCCTCAATATGTATGAGACTCTGGCCAG TTATACCCATGACATCGAGGCCCTCAGCTGTGATGAAGTGTTGATAGATGGCTCTGCACTGCTAGCTGAAGTGGGCGCCAGCCCTGAAGATCTAGCCAAAGCGGTCAGAGCAGACATCAAGGAGAAAACGGGATGCTGTGCTTCAGTGGGCATGG GGTCCAACATCCTTTTGGCTCGGCTGGCGACTCGTAAGGCCAAACCTGACGGCCAGTATTTCCTAAAGTCTGAAGAAGTGGACGATTTTATCAGGGACCTCCCGGTGACAAGCTTGCCTG GTGTTGGGCCTGTTATGGGGAGAAAGCTGGCCCTCATGGGTGTGCGGTCCTGTGGTGACCTCCAACAAGTTTCTCTGTCTAAGCTGCAAAAGAAGTTTGGACCCCGTACTGGACAGACTCTGTTCCGCTTCTGTAGGGGTCTAGACGACCGGCCAGTCCGCTatgaaaaggaaaggaaatctGTCTCTGCTGAGATGAACTACAACATCCGCTTTACTCGG GTTGATGAGACGGAGTGTTTCCTCACTAATTTGTCCATGGAAGTGCAAAAACGTTTACAAGAAGCAGGTCTGCGGGGTCGAAGAGTCACTCTGAAAGTCATGGTTCGCAAAATTGGAGCGCCACTTGAACCTGCTAAATACGGTGGCCATGGCATATGTGATCATTTAGCCAA GACCGTGATGCTCGCTCAGTCCACTGACAGTGGTCAGCTAATCGCTGCTGCAGTCATCAAGCTGTTCCACGCCATGAAGGTAGAGGTGCAAGACTTGAGAGGAGTTGGCATTCAGGTTCAGCTTCTTGAGGGACATCAGTCTGCAACACAGGACTGCCGAGGCCTGCGAGGACGCTCCATCAAAGAGATGCTGTTAGGCCAGGCATCGAGTGCCAGATCTACTAACCGAG ATGCTGCAGACGCGCTTCAGGAGAAGACTACTTCCTCTACAACAGTCCCAACAGCAAACTCCGCGCCATATCCTTTGTCACCTGCTGAGCCAGTACCCGGAACAAGCAAGGAACAACCAGCGTGCAGACAAACTCCAAAGCATTCTCGGACACGTCTCAACTTCAGTATCGAAGTCCCCTCCCCTTCACAG GTGGATCGTTCTGTGTTGGAGGCCCTGCCTGCAGAGCTGAGAGAACAAGTGGAGCAGTCGTGGACCAGGAGAGATGGGAGGCCAAATAAATGCCATTCCCCTGTTCTGCAGCTTTCCCCTCTCATTTCTCATCCAGCCTCTCCCCCTCGTCCTCCCCTTGCAACCGTACCTGCACTGAATTATCCACCTGTAGGAACGTTGGTCCTGCAGATTCCAAACCAGCCAGAAAGTCCAGGAATTGTACTGGAACTGCCCAACTTCTCACAG GTCGATCCAGATGTGTTTGCTGCCCTTCCCAAAGAATTACAGGAGGAGCTGAAGGCTGCCTACAGCCGCGCAACTGGTATCCACCCTCAGGTGAAAATGT TGGAGCAGAAGAATCCACTGCTGCAGCTAAAACAGTCTGGGGCCGGAATCGGCAGTGGTCGTGTAAAGCTTTGCTACAAGAGAAAAAACGCAGTCAGTCCTCTTAAAAAAGGAGCTTCTCCACTCAAGAAGCGTCCAACAACAAACAGCCCAGCCAAAAGCCTGCCACCTACTGGAAAATCACAGGAACCAATAAACAATCGAAAG ACTGAAAATGGTCCCTCAACATCAGTTTCGAAACCAGAGATCCCACCAGCTGTGGTTAAATTGGCTGCTCGTCCTCCTCCTGCACTGGCAGGAGCCTGTGACTTGACAGACATTAAAACACTACTACGGGAATGGGTTACCACCATAACAG aaccCATGGAGGAGGACATCTTGCAGGTGGTGAAATATTGCACTGACTTAATTGAGGACAAAGATTTGGAGAAGTTGGATTTGActatgaaatacatgaaaag GCTCATGCAGCAGTCAGTGGAGTCTGTTTGGAGTATGGCTTTTGACTTCATCTTAGACAACGTGCAGGTGGTTTTGCAGCAGACTTACGGCAGCACTCTGAAGATAGCATGA